In bacterium, the genomic window AAGGTGCCGATGCCGTAGATCCCTTCAAACTGGTGCTGCAGATACCCAAAGACAAATTACCCCATATCTACCTGGATTGCGGTGTTGAAGACCACCTTATAACCTCGGCCCGCAAATTTATGCAATTGCTCCATAAAAACAATATTCCTTTTGTATACGGCCAGTCAGAAGGAATTCATGAAGAGGATTACTGGGGTCGCGAGTTATCTATATCAATGTCTGTACAGTATACCGTAATGCTGCGTAATATATGGGGTCATGAGTTTCCGCGTTACGACGCCTGGGCTAAAGGAGAACCTGAACCGGATAAGTGGATGGCAACAGATAAATATGAAAAGGATTTGAATGGAAAAGGTATGGGAATATATTGTTTTAACACAAAAGGAGAATTTAAGAATCTCAAGATTTATAAGATCGGTCGTTGAGACCCTGGCAATCATGAAATTATATACTCAGGACTGTACCCGATACGGAAGTATATAAAAATATTAAGGAACTTATGAGAATGGGAAAATTAAACAGTACTTTGATGAAGGTTAGGCTTAAGTTAATTTTTTTATTATTATTTGCCTTTCTAAATACGATCTTAGCTATAAGACCAACTTTCTCCAAATCAAAAACTCCATCGCAGTTAATAAAAGTCCTAATGGCTGCAAAATCACTTAAGCCACAAAAGATTGTGCTGAAAGGAATCATTGGCAAAGGAGCCGATGCCAGTTGTGAGGGAAGGTTAAAAACTCTCACTACATGGAATGATGGTAAACTATTAGCTATATTTAATAAGCAGTCATTAGATACCATTGGTACGGACTGGCTTGGTGAACATGTAGGAAAATGGATGTACACTGCTGCACGTGCTGCTAACAGAACTAATGACCCGACCCTCCTGGCTGCTTTGCGCAAAACAGCTGATTATCTTGTCAGTATGCAGGAATCTGATGGGTATCTTGGGACGTATGCACCAGCAGTGCGTTTTACGTCCGATATAAGAAAAAATTTTGATATGACCTGGGATATATGGGCCCACAGTTACCTTATTCTTGGATTTCTTGAAATCAACCGCTATTGGCCCAATAAGCGATATCTCAATGCAGCCATAAAAATTGGCGATTTATTGTATAAAACATTTTATAAAACAGGTAAAAGCGTGGCTTACAGAGGTAATCATTTTGGAGCTTCAGGAACTATTCTTTTAGAACCGATAATTGAATTATACATGCAGACTGGTGATCAAAAATATATTAATTTCGGCAAAGAAATTGTAAAACAGGTGGAGGCCCGTCCAGAGCTCCAACTTGTATCACGGATTCTTAAAGGAACTGATTTATCGAAAATTGGAGAAGGTAAGATCTACCAACTTTGTTGGAATTATGTAGGCATTGCTAAACTTTATGAGGTTACTGGCAATCCGGACTATTTAGAAGCTGTGCAGAAGGCATGGCAAGACATTGTGGACTACCATCTTACTCTTGGTGGCGGCCCCTGGGGCGGCATTGGCAAACATCATGAATGTTTCAACAGACAAGGCTATTGGAGCCCTTATGGGTTTGTTGAGACCTGCAATACTATGTCCTGGATTCAGTTGAATCGGGAGCTTTTCTTAATTACAGGTGAAGCTAAATATACAGATATGATTGAAAAAACAGCTTATAACGCACTTTTGGGTGCACAATATCCTGATGGAGAAGGTTGGTGTTATTTTTCTTTTCCGAATGGGAAAAGACACCTTGCCCTTTACAGGGCCTGCTGTAGGTCAAGTGGCGCTTTAGCTCTGGAAGAAATTTCACCATTAGTATTCACCAGAATGGGGAAAGGTTTATCTGTCAATATTTACACCGAAAGTGAAGGAAATATAACTCTGCTGACTGGTGAGAATGTTGAAATTATACAAAAAACCGACTACCCATTTAATGGCAAAGTAAATTTGGTTATCAACCTCAAAAAACAGACGACATTCCCTCTATTTCTTAGAATTCCTGATTGGGCAGATGAAGTCGATGCTGCAATTAATAATAAACCAATAAACAAAAATATTGTAAAAGGAAATTACCTGAAGTTCCTCCGGGAATGGAAACGAGGTGACAAAGTAGTATTAAATTTTCCGATGAGATTACACATTCATAAAAAGATTGAAAGGGAAGTATATCGAAGTAAAGATATTTATAGAATTGATTGGGTAGCACTTACTAGGGGACCGTTGGTTTATGCTACCAATGGGTTAATTGATGGTAAAGAAAGAGAAAAATTATTTAACATAACGGAAGGAATAAATCCTGAGAAATTATTTTCTGCCTGTCCAACACCATCCGGATTTAATGGACCAGCTTTTCAGCTTACTTTGCCAAATAAAAATCCAATTATGTTTTTACCTTACTATGAAGCTGGAGGAAGATTTGCAGGGAGATGGCGTTTAACGTGGCTCCAGACTGCTGTACAATAGAATAGGAAACCCGATACAAGGATTTCAAAGGAGAGCTAAATCATGGATATAAAAAGAGGCTTTATATTGTTTTTATTTTCACTTCTCTTTACCTTTACCAATAGCAAGGCAGGACAAACCGCCTTTTATTTAGCCTCTAATGGAAGCGACATAAATCCTGGTACAAAGGCCTTACCCTGGAAAACAGTAAAACCTTTAAATAACCGTAAATTTGCCTCAGGAGATACTGTATTCTTTGCACGAGGCTCTAACTTTAAAGGCGGATTTGTTATTACCAGCTCTGGTAAACCAGGAAAACCGATTGTATTCACAGCTTATGGCAATGGCCCAAAACCAATCTTTACTAACCCAGGTTATGACAATCTTAATGGCAATGCTATTCAGGTCAAAGGCAGTTATATTGTGATTGATGGTTTGTATTTTTATAATTGCCCAAAAAGTCCGGTATGTGAAGATATCCGTACGCTTGGGGCTATATTTATTGCTTTAGGAGCTGACTACAATATTGTAAAAAATTGTGAAATGACTAAGACTCCCGTAGGCGTACAGACCTATGGTCAGTATACCCTGATCACGCATAACTACATTCACGACAATAATGTATCTATTCGCCCCCATTGGGGGCCTATATGTGTTGTTGTATGTACCTCAAACAACGAAGTATCCTATAATCGTTTCGAGAATTACTCTGCTCCGAGTAATGAGTATGGGCATGACGGCGGTGCGATAGAGATTAATGACAGGGATTACCCTAAGGAGGATATAGAAATCCACCACAACTATTCCTATCGCAATCAAGGTTTTATTGAATTTGTTGGCAGAACCAAACAAAACAACATGATAATACATCATAACGTCTGTGAGGATTATCAATCTTTCATTGGCTTTACTGGTCCCTGCACTAACATAAGAGTGGAAAACAACACAGTCATTCGCATACTGGCGCATGAACGCCCAGACTCAGAGGACGTTACTTTCTGGTTTTACTATACTAATTCTAATATTACTATCAGAAATAATA contains:
- a CDS encoding glycoside hydrolase family 127 protein translates to MGKLNSTLMKVRLKLIFLLLFAFLNTILAIRPTFSKSKTPSQLIKVLMAAKSLKPQKIVLKGIIGKGADASCEGRLKTLTTWNDGKLLAIFNKQSLDTIGTDWLGEHVGKWMYTAARAANRTNDPTLLAALRKTADYLVSMQESDGYLGTYAPAVRFTSDIRKNFDMTWDIWAHSYLILGFLEINRYWPNKRYLNAAIKIGDLLYKTFYKTGKSVAYRGNHFGASGTILLEPIIELYMQTGDQKYINFGKEIVKQVEARPELQLVSRILKGTDLSKIGEGKIYQLCWNYVGIAKLYEVTGNPDYLEAVQKAWQDIVDYHLTLGGGPWGGIGKHHECFNRQGYWSPYGFVETCNTMSWIQLNRELFLITGEAKYTDMIEKTAYNALLGAQYPDGEGWCYFSFPNGKRHLALYRACCRSSGALALEEISPLVFTRMGKGLSVNIYTESEGNITLLTGENVEIIQKTDYPFNGKVNLVINLKKQTTFPLFLRIPDWADEVDAAINNKPINKNIVKGNYLKFLREWKRGDKVVLNFPMRLHIHKKIEREVYRSKDIYRIDWVALTRGPLVYATNGLIDGKEREKLFNITEGINPEKLFSACPTPSGFNGPAFQLTLPNKNPIMFLPYYEAGGRFAGRWRLTWLQTAVQ
- a CDS encoding right-handed parallel beta-helix repeat-containing protein, with the translated sequence MDIKRGFILFLFSLLFTFTNSKAGQTAFYLASNGSDINPGTKALPWKTVKPLNNRKFASGDTVFFARGSNFKGGFVITSSGKPGKPIVFTAYGNGPKPIFTNPGYDNLNGNAIQVKGSYIVIDGLYFYNCPKSPVCEDIRTLGAIFIALGADYNIVKNCEMTKTPVGVQTYGQYTLITHNYIHDNNVSIRPHWGPICVVVCTSNNEVSYNRFENYSAPSNEYGHDGGAIEINDRDYPKEDIEIHHNYSYRNQGFIEFVGRTKQNNMIIHHNVCEDYQSFIGFTGPCTNIRVENNTVIRILAHERPDSEDVTFWFYYTNSNITIRNNIFVYDPSRVEGIFSRGKFPHDHNLYYRIDNPKIFDQANYSAYMRLTLGGGASLGKGDKIGNPLFVDFKNNDFHLKAGSPAIDAGSDLSYKLDFNNNPVPVGKSPDIGAFEYQYGKILHFLKL